In Kamptonema formosum PCC 6407, the genomic stretch GATGAATTGGAACAATTGAAAGTGCTCTGGAAAGAGTATGGCATTGGTAACAGTCCCATTCCTAGAGATTTAATTAGCTTCCGATGGGAGTTAAAGGGATTATTACAATCAGAAGACGAGCAATTTTATCAGTTTACAAACCTCGGTAAAATCCCCGTCGCGGCGCTGCCCCTGGCGTTGTTCAATCGAGTACAGGAACCATTACTATTGTCAGAGTTGATGAAGTTACAACAATCAGCAGAAGTGGCCGAAGCTGCTGGACTTTCCTGTTTGAACGAGCGATTAGCTGATTTGCAGATTTATCGAGCACAGCTTCGTCGGATTTTGGTAAACTCGCTCTATTTCCTTGAGGTGAAAGCTGACGGCAGCGCCTTCTACAAAATCGGCGTTACCACTCGATTAATTGAAGAGAGAATCGCAGAAGTGCAGCGGGATGTGAGGGCGCATTACTCGGATGTTGTTATCAACTTGCTGGGACTGTGGGAACACCGGGGGAATGTGGAGCTGTACTTCAAGCATCGGTACAAAGCTTTTAACTTTCGCATTGGCACGCTGACTGAGTATTTTCAGTTC encodes the following:
- a CDS encoding GIY-YIG nuclease family protein — encoded protein: MWLKFGVAPSGELASIDEVARGKTNLACLYCGGELTAKKGAVKEHHFAHTGETCKPVSQRIKTKAFPALPLYDNFNVQLKGDELEQLKVLWKEYGIGNSPIPRDLISFRWELKGLLQSEDEQFYQFTNLGKIPVAALPLALFNRVQEPLLLSELMKLQQSAEVAEAAGLSCLNERLADLQIYRAQLRRILVNSLYFLEVKADGSAFYKIGVTTRLIEERIAEVQRDVRAHYSDVVINLLGLWEHRGNVELYFKHRYKAFNFRIGTLTEYFQFPDVKAVLNDLYGMEPKVLSDVEVDVLSLCNRL